The Oryza brachyantha chromosome 7, ObraRS2, whole genome shotgun sequence genomic interval ttgcACTATATCCTATGCAACATCACCTCAAATATTGCAGGCTCGTCGGAGGCTTTCTGAAATTTTTCAGACTTTAGGCCTTCCGGCAACTACGGATTGCCATATTCAAGTGAAGTTTCTGCGATTTGAGGTTAAACTGTCTTGTACATGTACTTGTTTATGCTTTTACCCTCTGTTCACAGACTGTTGTCATGACTTGTCTCATTATCTGAAGTTAATTTCACTTCACAGTCCATTTTGTCTTCATTCCttcatttccttttatttatCTTCACGTTTGACAGGTTAGCCAGCACACAGGCCGAATTCATGTGTACATATGTGTTCCTGGGCATGATTCAAGACCCAGACCACTTTTTGAAAACTTCCTGCCAGAAGAAGTAGATTCACCTTTATGTTCTGATAATGCCAAAAAAGCAAGAAATCTGCTCTTGAAGAGGGATCCTGCATTTTGCAATACATTCAAAGCATTCGTGAAGGAATGGTTGGCGTTAAGACCAATTGAGCAGAAGAGACTACTGGGAAAGCCCTTACAGCTTCCCTTGAGCCTTGAGTTGTGCTACCAGAACGATAACATCAACCACAGCACGAAAGTATGTTCCTCTTGATTTTTGAGTGAATGGTTTGaatattggtttattttctatgctttaattcaaaatattgCAGAAAATATGCAAAAGCAATGCTGGTTCCTTGTTAGTAACCGTATCTATTTATGCCATATGATTCTTTATGCAACTTTCTCTCGTATTCTAGAAATTGCTCAAGTTCTATTAGGATTTACTTTAACGGAGGATATGGATTTACTTTAATGCAGGatattacaatgtttgactttttaactGGTTTGGATGTTTTCTTCAGTCAATCAATTTTAGTAGCGGACTACCAAAGGCCAGCCTATTGTAGCTGTGCTGCAGAATTTAAGCTctttttttgtcataaaatatactcactgttttttttatttgatgccgttgacttttggatatatgtttgactgctcgtcttattcaatttttttatgcgAATATGCAAATTATAAGccatgcttaaagttcctttaatgataaatcaaatcataacaaaataattactaaAGCTTCTGCTTGTCTAATTATTAGGAACTATTTGAAGAGCTGCTTCTGTTTCTGTTTTGAATTACTTTAATGGTCaatgtttgaattttgaattaattagattctCTTTCTAAGCATATGATTGACTCTGGAATATTTGGAATAATTGAAATAATGAGAATCAGTGCAGAAATGTTTATGttgtagtataaaatttgattcttagaaatgcttatattttggaagggggggagtaataattatatatattttttgaataagacaaatggtcaaacgtagacataaaagtcaataatgttaaataaaagaaGTGGAGGGAGCatgtattttcataattaGTAACTTAACATATacaaaaaaagcaaaaataaaactgcAACTTTTAAGCCACCAGATCCACCACAGTGCCACACTAGCCATGAGGATCACATGGTAGCTATGGTTTGCTTATGCGCTGCTATCATGTCGCTCTGATGTATTAATTTTCCATTTGAAATACAATTTTGAGGAGTTGATTTACATCATGTATGATGTGTCGAATCTGATTTGGTGTCAAAATAAGAACATGAAATGAAAAACAGGACAAGTCCTGGCATTCCTTGGTCTAATCATGTTTCCTTTTTGTCTGTTGTGCTCTACTTTTATTCTTAGGGGTTGCTTAAAGGGGGGAGTAAGAGGCGTGTAACACCATTGTGTGATGTTAGTAATCCTTTGCCAGAGAATGCTGAATGGAGAAATGTGGTTTTGCATAATGGAACAACTAAAGAGAGAGTGTACACTCAAGCCTGGACTGTTCACGATGAACCTCTCTGCAAATTATGTCAAGAACCTTGCAAGTAATATTGCTCATTGTGCATTTCATTAGCCAATTGTGACTTTTTAATAATACTGTCGTTGTAATCAGTGGAGAGATTGCAAAGTCACCTGAATATTTTGAAGATCTATTCTGTGGTCTGTCTTGCTTTGAGGTGTACAGATCAAGAACTAGTAACAGATTCTTGCGGaaggtacattttttttatcttcggCAATTAGCATAgataaagaaaagagaaactgCATTATTTGATTAATAAAACTGGTACGCTAGCTATATGTGAAAATATGGAGCTATATGTACTAAAGCTTCTGCTTGTCTAATTATTAGGAACTATTTGAAGTTGAACATGGTATATGCTCCAAGTGCAACCTAGACTGTCAAAAGCTTGTCAAGCATATCAAACCCTTATGCAAGGAAAAGAGAGCAGAATACATTAGGAATGTTGCTCCAAATATTGCAGGAAGATCAAAATTGTAAGTGTTGTGATTTGGTTTTATACTTTTCCAATGTTCAATGCTTATGTTAACTTCTCTTTTGCATATCTAGACAACTTAAAGACTATTGTACATTGCCAATTTGTGGATTGATGATGACACTTTTTTATGTACTATATTGTACCATAGGCTAGATAAGCTTGTCCGTGAGCCAAGTGAGGGTAATGCTTGGCACGCAGATCATATAGTACCTGTATATAGAGGAGGAGGTAAAGTATGTACACAAGTTTTGCATGCTTGACTCTTAACAGCATGATCTAATCTATCTGACCTTTCGCAGGGGAATGCACACTTGAGAATTTGAGAACTCTATGTGTGGCTTGTCATTATGAGGTCACAAGGGCACAGCAAAAGGAGCGAAAGGAACTGACAAAGAGAGCTAAAgagcttttgaaaaacaccgTTAATAATCAGCAGAAGGATGAAGTTAGTAGTCCTGTTCCTATTTAGAGTAACTTCGAACCTTTTTTCGGAAAATAAAAAGTTCTGAAATGAAGATCTTTCAAACTTATTGACACTATAAAAGGTTACTGTTGCCAATTTGCTATCATGCCATTTCTTAAGTACGGCGAAGAATGTGTTTTTGTGAACATCTTGCAAGGAAAACTATGTAGTAAATAGCTTGATCTGGATAATGTCTAATCCTTTGTTCTATTTAAACATGCACTCATTGACATCTATGTTAcaattacctttttttttattgcaggCAAGTGAAGCAGCAGAAGAACTAGATGACAAATATTTGCTGGTTGCTGTCCCTGGCAGTGCCTACTCCTGAGTTTGGGTGGTCATTCTTTCAAAGAGCTTCAATGTtctgtgtatatattttttgaatgtaGTCAGTCATGTGTTGTTGCACTCGTGCATTGTATACCTTTTGGTTGCGATCTGCAACTATGTAGTGGGTTCTGGAATGATTGTGGGAAGAGGAAAGGAAATggcaattttgtttttgctgccCACTGTGGCTCTATTATTGGAGGCAGCCATAGGGAAGGCGATGTGTTTTTCGcttttgaaaaatgaaaaggtcaaatgatatatttgtaaatagaaactaatttataataaaacttttacatatatgtttatagcaatctaaaaactaaaactgtaaaataaattatgataaaaaacatcactccaaagtcaattttgaatttttaattttaaatctggagttgattttgaggttttttttattaaagtttatttcctAGTTTTAGCTTTCAGATCATcatgaataaaagttttattcgtaaactattttttatttgtaaatatgtcgttcgGTTTGTTTTGCTGTAAAGGCCAAAAGCCAAATATGTGTAACTGCTAAAGAATCAAGTAAAAGACACTGTCCACATAGGAAGAACGTGCAGCAGGGTTATCCCCTAATTTTCACCTTAATCGCAAACCGCATCGACCGATTCGTACGTGATCGCGAAGAACATGATGCAGAGATCAAATCTTTTACACTGATCAAACCACAAGCAAAACTGATTACCACATCTTTAATCAAACGATTATTAACTCATGATACAACGCAATCTGCTGTTCATTCTGCAAATGTCATGTCTAGCTAGGGCCTAGGAGTATCGTACGTGATAATACTATGCGCACGCGGGAGCCTTGAAGTTGGTGAACCTGACGAACGCGACGCCATGCGGCGCCACGCGCAGCGGCGCGCACCCGTCGGCCAcggccgccggccggagcTCGGGGATCTGGCCGCCCGGGGCGAGCACCAGCGGCTCGCCGTTGAGCAGCACCACCTGGCTCTGGATGTCGCCGCCGTGGGGGCTCAGGTGGtactcctccctccgcccgccgcacggcgccgcgccgagcgGGCCGCCGGACACCGACACGTCGAACGCCGTCGAGTTGGACAGGTTGATGAGGAGCACCGTCAGCCCCGGCTGCTCCCTCGAGCAGTGCGCGTACGACCGGAGgtacggcgcgccgccgccgccagcggtGGCCGCCTTGAGGGCCACCGGGCCCATGAGGCGGTGCCACAGCAGCGCGCCGTAGTAGTCGGGGTTGGGGACGAACGTGGTGGTGTTGAGGAGGCAGTAGTTGCCGCCGACGAGCGCCTGGCGGCAGTACACCTTGGTGCCGTACGCCGCCGACATGCCGAGCTGGTCCAGGTACCAGAAGCTGTCCACGTACCTGTCCGACACGTCCTTCCCGCCGCTGTTGtacgcgccgccggcctcgcccACCCACGGCGAGCTCCACGGCCCGGCGTCCCGGACGGTGGTCGCCATGTCGCGGAACGTCTTCTTCGCCTGGTCGAGGTAGCTCGGGTCCTGCATCTTCTTGATCAGGTCACTGTCCTTTCCGGAGCCGAGGTTGTAGATGTGGTGGGtgacgccgtcgacggcgccggcgccggagaagcGCAGCATCTCCGAGAACCACGGGCCGTCGTAGAACCCGCCCGGCGCGAGGACCTTcggctcctcgccgccggtgccgctgTACACGCGCCCCACCATCCTCTTCAGCCTCGCCACGTCGCGGCCGtactgcgccgccgccaccctcgccgccacgccgctgCCGCTCAGCTCGTTGCCGAGCTCCCACGACTCCACGCGGTACCCCTTGCCGACGGTGTACCGCATCAGGTCGCGCGCGTTCCGGCCGTCCCAGTCGCCGGCGTACAGGGTGTCgttgccgccggccgccttGCTCCGCCCCCTCAGCGCGTTCAGCCCGAACGTCACCGTCGTGCTGatcaatcaaaaaaaaaaaagatttaacCTTTCTCCACAcgacgattaattaattagccgaTAATTACACTTGTTCGCGGGGGGTAATTAATCACTTGGTCTTGCCGAAGAAGACGTTGAGCTCGTCCCATCGGTTCATATGGAGGCAGCCGTCGGTGAAGCCGAAgaggccgccgtcgtctcgcCGGAAGCTCCGGCAATGGCCGAAGTGGCTGCCGACTTTGTAACTCACCTGGTCCTGCAGAGATCCTCCAAGCCTGATCCTGAGCGAGTTGAACGCTGCAGCAGCAAACAAACCGCTGCTTAATTTCAGCACAAAAACTCAGAAGCAATTAACAATTTTTTGCAAACCAAGTgctaatcatcatcatcatcactgcAGATAATCTTTGATAGATCACTGATCTGTAAAATCAGTTTACCTTTGACTGCATTGTGGAGGATAGGATTATCCAGATCCTGCAAAAGCGAGAAGCGTCAGCTGTGAGAGTCTCCAAGAAAATTGATTAAGGTGGATGATCATGTGAGTGATTATTACCAGGTTAATGATGGAGGAGTTGTACCAGGGGCACATGCCGTAGTTGCACTTGTCGCTGGGCCACCAGTCGAGCGTCGCGCAGACGAAGTTGTCGTCGGTGCGGGCgatggccgtcgccgccttgaccaccacggtcgccgccgccgcattgccgccggcggcggcgggctgcaGGCCGGAGAAGGGGAcgaggagggcggcgagcaggggaaggacgacgacggcggcagccatTGTTCCAGAGTGTCACTGAACGGTTTGAAGTGAGATCAAActatataaataagaaaaaaaatataggataaggaatttcatttatatttttagcagGATTTGGATTTGTTACTGGGGGCAGAGTTTCCAGGACGAACTGTTTCTCATGCATCCAAGCAAACAAATTTTGGACTTGGAGACAAACCCAACGGCTTAGCTTACGCAAGAACACCTACGAGTTAGGGAGAAGTGGTTGGATCATGGATGGATCCACAGATTGATGCATGGATAAGCTGTTTATCTCTGACGCATAAAGATGTAGAAGGTTGACAAAAATATCAAGTGAAAACGTGATGAGTTTAGTAAATGTTTTTGCTTCATTTCAAAGCTGCGGAAAATCTAACTACTATGGGATGAACATTTGTTATACATCTCTGTAAAATCAAGATCAAATTCATCTGTGTTTGGGCGATTCCGGCTCTGCTATCATTGTAAGCAGTTGTACTATTGCATAGAAAGTAATTCCAGCCACATACTTATTGCATAGCAAGTAATTCCAGCAACATACTTAAGTGACCAATCGAATTACATCAAACTGACAAGGTACCgtctttttgataaatttatccTTTTAACAAACTTATCTTAAAATTGGCCCTTAACAaaaactttattaaaaaataggttGTTAGGTCAGCGCCAATATGTTTGGCGCTGATGCCCTATACTGCAGCGTCACATTCATTGGCGCTGAGCACTTACCAGCGTGGAGGCTGAGCCGATCATCCGGTTGACGTGGCAGTACACTCAGCGCTAAAGGCTCTGCCGCCGGCAATCTCAAGCTCAGCGCTAGCCTCCTCGGCGCTGAGACAGAGACCACttgcaaaaattaaattgcaaTAGAAGCAAGAACCGATGGAATCAAGCAGCTAGTAGTAGTCAAACAATTgtttagctagctaggtgaTGTCGGTAGCTGATGATCGTGAATGCTTTATTACTTCGTTCCACACGTCGTATACAACATGGTATATACGCGGTTGTCTTGCATAGAGCATGACTAATACGAGCACCccttagtataagctattctacgTCCCATTCTTTTAAGACCTCTCAAGGTCCATCCCACCTAGGGTTTTTCTTACCGCGCAAGCCGCCAAAACCGTTGTACCGTGCTCCCGCGGATCCCGTACGGTAACCGCAAAAACcgggataaatttgaatctaaaaaatttaaatttaaactcacgCGGTTTTCACGGCTTACCGCGTGGTTTGCCACGGTTACCGCGTGGTAAGCCACGCAAACCGCGGTACCTACTTGCTGAAACAACACATGAGAAtggcggttaccgcggcttatCGTGCGGTTTTTGTAGCCGAAACCGAGACCGCGGGTGTGATatcaaatgtaaaaaaaactttaaaaaatctagaaaaatacataaaaaatagaaaaatattttgtgactatatttatgacaataggacatgctatagggaaaacaagaaaattttcatatgatattttctaaattcttaatattgcaatatacaaacatacatcggcatatcacccttcaccaaataattcactccaataaaaataataacaacttcattttgattgttgcgtcacaactatacctactaccattattacgaataaaactatttttctctatacatatttttcatatatccatcgttgtatatttgtatttcaatattatgtaccctagtgtctagtgtaaattaataatgactcaacactaaatattcttgaccatcctcctatgaaatattacttgcaatatgctattttttaattttgtttccaaaaatactagtttatgatttttaattacactgggaatacattttttcattaatttctttgacaaaattacactatatatcaacatataccacatatatttttttcattaaatttcctcaattttaaattctcctcaaatttaaactcgttTATCGCAGCTTACCAAAACTGTGGCTCCGCAGAGagcacggttaccgcggtaaccgccgtGGTTTTCACGGTTTTGCAAACCCTGATCCCACCTCCCACCTTCCTCCCAAGGCCCAAAAACCACCCCCACCTCATTTAGAGGTTGGTCAAATGATTAATCCTGTGGGTCAACCTCTTTATGAGTTTCCTCTCATGTTAATCTAAGCTCACCTCGTCTCATAGGAATTGTACAGTAACACGACGATaaaaatgcagtaacacgacgactaatttgcagtaacaacgtcgaaacatacccacgagggatctactttttaaatatattttttaaacaatatggtataaaagttcttaaaaaataatatatgaggtgagagataaagttgtttaaagttcaaaatcttaagaaatatatataaatgcagTAATCTATGCAGTAATGACgctatgttgctataaaatatgtatattgttactgcacaattgcaATAACGTTATGATAGAAGTGCAGTAACATTGTGATATACGTGCAGTAACATGTGTTGAACAATTGCAGTAACGTTGTGATAGAAATACAATAACATCACGATAGAAGTACAATAACATCATGACTGTGTACTGTTGCTACAGTACAACTAATGCATCTGAGagagctaaaaatattgtattctcaatctttagatagcaatatctcatgtgttttatattattttttaaaaccgttttcatcacattggttaaaaaattgtgatttaaaaaactagatccgtcgtgactatattttgacgttgttaTTGTATTTGATAAGGcatgttattgtatttttttcttcgtgtTACTCCACTTTTCAGATAGACGAGAATTGACAAAGGTGAGGTGTAGAGAGAGTTCAAATGATAGGTTTGACCGGTGGGAGTTTTGGGCCTTTGAAAGGGGTGGGAGTGGTTTTGGGCCTTATGAAGGGAGAGggcatagaatagcttattctaagGAGGTGCGCATATTAgttttactatatatatatatatatatatatatatatatacacacacatattgtCACGCTCTGAGTTTTACCTTAAccaagaataaattaaataatacattaaaaataattggttaattaaagttcaggagaaaacctagtgtaatttaatttaatttaattgaaaGTTTTTCGAAATGTTCTAagatgtcccgaaagcattttaaatgattaacatgatttaaatttgaattgcagtcaataaaatttactcaaataaacttaataaaaattggcaaaattgaaggcaatttcttttttcccctcatttctttttcctttcctttttcccttctttctttctccttttcttcccttttctttttcttttccttttttccctcctggcCGAACTCCCTCCCTGCCTCCTCGGCATGTGCgatcctccccctccccccggACGCATGCACATCTCCACCCTGCCAGCCAGCCGTGACCCCCGTCTCCACCTCTCTCACGTGAAAACAATTACAATCAATTAGGGCTccaatttttatctctttgaaaccttatctattcctttttaataggagatggataactagatttatctctagctccccTCTATAAATACCCCTACATCCTTGTCTCTTTttcccgtctccctctcccgtgcacctcCAACCACCTCCTGCGCCTCCGCTACTGCTGTACCGCCCCCTATCCAGGAGCtacgcagcaagccgctagcagccctgctgctccCTGTTCGCAGCAGCCAAAGCCGATCTAATCTGTCGCcgatctcaggttcgcatacgttttactcatgcgaatcaatctatttctGAACTACTGTTTAatttcttagattttctaatctaattagctagcgtgagattgatctacaatatgaaattcaatttcataCGTAGATtagttttacgttaaagtcgtttagtttccagtttagcgaatcgttaaatctcaatttaacagGTCGctaactcctgccgttgttccgctaataGTTCACGCTTT includes:
- the LOC102718196 gene encoding heparanase-like protein 1 — translated: MAAAVVVLPLLAALLVPFSGLQPAAAGGNAAAATVVVKAATAIARTDDNFVCATLDWWPSDKCNYGMCPWYNSSIINLDLDNPILHNAVKAFNSLRIRLGGSLQDQVSYKVGSHFGHCRSFRRDDGGLFGFTDGCLHMNRWDELNVFFGKTNTTVTFGLNALRGRSKAAGGNDTLYAGDWDGRNARDLMRYTVGKGYRVESWELGNELSGSGVAARVAAAQYGRDVARLKRMVGRVYSGTGGEEPKVLAPGGFYDGPWFSEMLRFSGAGAVDGVTHHIYNLGSGKDSDLIKKMQDPSYLDQAKKTFRDMATTVRDAGPWSSPWVGEAGGAYNSGGKDVSDRYVDSFWYLDQLGMSAAYGTKVYCRQALVGGNYCLLNTTTFVPNPDYYGALLWHRLMGPVALKAATAGGGGAPYLRSYAHCSREQPGLTVLLINLSNSTAFDVSVSGGPLGAAPCGGRREEYHLSPHGGDIQSQVVLLNGEPLVLAPGGQIPELRPAAVADGCAPLRVAPHGVAFVRFTNFKAPACA